Proteins encoded in a region of the Anopheles aquasalis chromosome 2, idAnoAquaMG_Q_19, whole genome shotgun sequence genome:
- the LOC126581783 gene encoding uncharacterized protein F58A4.6 has product MVSFYILDYTDCVDKCHITKRGVRTRRNAGSCPQPEPASCISTEPVTLVDFLLNMKCFPRFRLTVANRLVDQQPKLIKLVPPGKEHLDYYWSSRAVRMLWELNELNEMMAWLSTLGGAFSALGDYQLACADVAGQISMHQMKLAFRLGDPSLVARCRLYLAISLIQKCEFSAAKHIVQTVYRYEKRQAEPEIRLLKMCQGIWAKLRYEYDQHERNQARKKT; this is encoded by the exons ATGGTTTCGTTTTACATACTCGATTATACGGATTGTGTTGATAAATGCCACATTACTAAACGAGGCGTTCGAACGCGGCGCAACGCCGGTAGTTGTCCCCAACCAGAGCCCGCCTCTTGCATCTCCACGGAACCGGTCACGCTCGTAGATTTCCTCCTCAACATGAAGTGTTTTCCACGCTTTCGACTCACCGTAGCTAACAGATTGGTGGATCAGCAGCCAAAGCTGATCAAACTAGTGCCTCCCGGGAAAGAACACTTGGATTATTACTG GAGTTCACGGGCGGTAAGGATGTTGTGGGAGTTGAACGAGCTGAACGAAATGATGGCCTGGTTGTCGACGTTGGGTGGAGCGTTTTCTGCACTCGGCGACTACCAGCTTGCCTGTGCCGATGTTGCCGGCCAGATATCAATGCATCAAATGAAGCTGGCGTTCCGATTGGGCGATCCCTCGCTGGTGGCACGCTGTCGACTTTACCTTGCCATTTCACTCATCCAGAAGTGTGAATTCAGTGCCGCCAAGCACATCGTGCAGACGGTGTACCGGTACGAGAAACGGCAAGCGGAACCCGAGATCCGACTGCTCAAGATGTGCCAGGGAATCTGGGCGAAGCTACGATACGAGTATGATCAGCACGAGCGGAATCAGGCTCGTAAGAAAACGTAG